Proteins encoded in a region of the Halostella limicola genome:
- a CDS encoding DUF7858 family protein, translating into MTLSDIAAGIEVTAEQRDPGVATVDETDADLAARLSDHVDELPCAADAAATVVEAYADGASVGAAGRAAGLAPMTAAKALHRLGVQGLSPLSPRQREVVRDWLAAELPRSDALALAGGSETEFALAAYVETHDPIPAAADAAEGVLADGGPADDPLDEAMSSVDDLL; encoded by the coding sequence ATGACGCTGTCGGACATCGCCGCCGGTATCGAGGTCACCGCCGAGCAGCGCGACCCCGGCGTGGCGACGGTCGACGAGACCGACGCGGACCTGGCCGCGCGGCTGTCCGACCACGTCGACGAACTCCCCTGTGCCGCCGACGCGGCCGCAACGGTCGTCGAGGCGTACGCCGACGGCGCGAGCGTCGGCGCGGCCGGGCGGGCCGCCGGCCTCGCACCGATGACCGCGGCGAAGGCGCTCCACCGGCTCGGCGTGCAGGGGCTGTCCCCGCTCTCCCCGCGACAGCGCGAGGTCGTCAGGGACTGGCTGGCGGCGGAGCTCCCGCGGTCGGACGCGCTGGCGCTCGCCGGCGGATCCGAGACGGAGTTCGCGCTCGCGGCCTACGTCGAGACCCACGACCCCATCCCGGCGGCGGCCGACGCCGCCGAGGGGGTCCTCGCCGACGGCGGCCCCGCGGACGATCCGCTCGACGAGGCGATGAGCTCCGTCGACGACCTCCTATAG
- a CDS encoding ParA family protein: MPTDTATLVGATGGAGTTRLSIEVAATLARDGRNVAVVDAAYDTQGLSHYVDGRIDPDVTTLVTDETASVGDALIDLDYGGPGRLAICPARAAFEALARAKTAVAAERLGDELRTAADAVDHVVVDAPPVADNPAVTAVTAADRVGAVIPATHRGVDALQRLRGRLADVGSSADLVVANRGEDPVGTADVSVPESEVTRPANAPACADPDPEFAPAVASLAEALFEVSLDLEFPEEKFLSL, from the coding sequence ATGCCCACTGACACGGCCACGCTGGTCGGCGCGACTGGCGGGGCAGGGACGACCAGGCTCTCGATCGAAGTCGCCGCGACGCTCGCGCGGGACGGCCGCAACGTCGCCGTCGTCGACGCAGCGTACGACACGCAGGGGCTCTCGCACTACGTCGACGGCCGGATCGATCCCGACGTGACGACGCTCGTGACCGACGAGACCGCGTCGGTCGGCGACGCGCTGATCGACCTCGACTACGGCGGGCCGGGCCGACTCGCCATCTGTCCGGCCAGGGCCGCGTTCGAGGCGCTCGCCCGGGCGAAAACCGCCGTCGCGGCGGAGCGCCTCGGTGACGAACTCCGGACCGCCGCCGACGCGGTCGACCACGTCGTCGTCGACGCGCCGCCGGTCGCCGACAACCCCGCCGTCACCGCGGTGACCGCTGCGGACCGCGTCGGCGCGGTGATCCCCGCGACTCACCGGGGCGTCGACGCGCTCCAGCGGCTCCGCGGCCGCCTCGCCGACGTGGGGAGCAGCGCGGACCTGGTCGTCGCGAACCGCGGGGAAGACCCCGTCGGGACGGCCGACGTGTCGGTCCCAGAGAGCGAGGTCACCCGTCCGGCGAACGCCCCGGCCTGCGCCGACCCGGACCCCGAGTTCGCGCCGGCCGTGGCGTCGCTCGCCGAGGCGCTGTTCGAGGTGTCGCTGGACCTGGAGTTCCCCGAGGAGAAGTTCCTCTCCCTATAG
- a CDS encoding HIT family protein, which yields MTDDCIFCQIVAGDIPSRTVYEDDDVIAFLDANPLAPGHTLVIPRDHYETLNDLPDGEAAAVFDALHDLTPVVEDAVDADGSNVAFNNGEAAGQEVPHVHGHVIPRFDGDGGNPIHAIAGSRPDLSDDELDDIADRIADGAE from the coding sequence ATGACGGACGACTGCATCTTCTGTCAGATCGTCGCGGGCGACATCCCGAGCCGCACCGTCTACGAGGACGACGACGTGATCGCCTTCCTCGACGCCAACCCGCTCGCGCCGGGGCACACGCTCGTCATCCCGAGAGACCACTACGAGACGCTGAACGACCTGCCCGACGGCGAGGCCGCCGCCGTCTTCGACGCGCTCCACGACCTCACGCCGGTCGTCGAGGACGCCGTCGACGCCGACGGCTCGAACGTCGCGTTCAACAACGGCGAGGCCGCCGGCCAGGAGGTGCCCCACGTCCACGGCCACGTCATCCCGCGGTTCGACGGCGACGGCGGCAACCCCATCCATGCCATCGCCGGCAGTCGCCCCGACCTCTCCGACGACGAACTCGACGATATCGCCGACCGGATCGCGGACGGCGCGGAGTAA
- a CDS encoding uracil-DNA glycosylase — MAEFPDSRNVLEPNCRRCPALVDCRERISWGTGPLDATVMVVGEAPGLGNPGADRWRGGNWTGKAYTTRHSGRRVRDLVADAGYAGDAYFTNAVKCFPEGEDGSNREPTAEERANCREHLETEVEQVDPAVVLATGKHATRTMLAFDGRDLDGFVEGVLDPVRCETLGVPVLPLLHPSYQDVWTARLGYDSKEDYVAAVAEAVDAIVG, encoded by the coding sequence ATGGCTGAGTTCCCCGACTCGCGCAACGTTCTCGAACCGAACTGCCGCCGCTGTCCGGCGCTCGTCGACTGCCGCGAGCGGATCTCGTGGGGGACCGGCCCCCTCGACGCGACCGTGATGGTCGTCGGCGAAGCGCCGGGCCTCGGGAACCCCGGTGCCGACCGCTGGCGCGGCGGCAACTGGACCGGGAAAGCCTACACCACCCGCCACTCCGGCCGGCGCGTGCGCGACCTCGTCGCGGACGCGGGCTACGCCGGCGACGCCTACTTCACCAACGCCGTCAAGTGCTTCCCCGAGGGCGAGGACGGCTCGAACCGCGAGCCGACCGCCGAGGAGCGGGCGAACTGCCGCGAGCACCTCGAGACGGAGGTCGAGCAGGTCGACCCCGCGGTCGTCCTCGCGACGGGCAAGCACGCGACCCGCACGATGCTCGCGTTCGACGGCCGCGACCTCGACGGCTTCGTCGAGGGCGTCCTCGACCCGGTTCGCTGCGAGACGCTGGGCGTTCCCGTGCTCCCGCTGCTGCACCCCTCCTACCAGGACGTGTGGACCGCCCGTCTGGGCTACGACAGCAAAGAGGACTACGTCGCCGCGGTGGCCGAGGCCGTCGACGCGATCGTCGGGTAA
- a CDS encoding DUF7860 family protein translates to MGRYDTVDYPRYAKLGFLAGVAMFLVGAAGSFAGNAFLDTLPAWEATLLYDLEILGILTALFSPLVFGVVMPLTE, encoded by the coding sequence ATGGGACGTTACGACACCGTCGACTACCCCCGTTACGCGAAACTCGGCTTCCTCGCCGGCGTCGCCATGTTTCTGGTCGGCGCGGCGGGGTCGTTCGCCGGAAACGCCTTCCTCGACACGCTGCCCGCCTGGGAGGCCACGCTGCTGTACGACCTAGAGATACTCGGAATCCTGACCGCCCTCTTCAGCCCGCTCGTGTTCGGCGTCGTCATGCCGCTGACGGAGTGA
- a CDS encoding DUF4397 domain-containing protein translates to MPATRRDALKALGAAGVLSTVAASPALAGEHTGDDDDDGGDRPAADQAKVRVAHASPDAPNVDVYVDGNLVFGDLAYGLVTNYATLDPGTYRVKITAAGDESTVAFEGDVPVDASFYTVAAVGELSQDTFEPLVLQDGNLALARLVHASPDAPAVAVDASPVAAEDGEDDEKKHDDKEDLTLTVFDDVEFKEATRYVAVPPGEYSLAVRPAGDPHADPVATFEAEVEGGRAYTGYAIGYLNPDDAAADEPFDLLLTEDGEPTMCPEDDSDDADDDSDDSDDH, encoded by the coding sequence ATGCCCGCAACACGGCGTGACGCCTTGAAAGCGCTCGGTGCAGCAGGGGTACTATCGACGGTCGCCGCGAGTCCCGCACTCGCCGGCGAACACACAGGGGATGACGACGACGACGGCGGCGACCGTCCGGCGGCGGACCAGGCGAAGGTCCGTGTCGCCCACGCGTCGCCGGACGCGCCGAACGTCGACGTGTACGTCGACGGGAACCTCGTGTTCGGCGACCTGGCCTACGGGCTCGTGACGAACTACGCGACGCTTGATCCGGGCACCTACCGGGTGAAGATCACGGCGGCGGGCGACGAGTCGACGGTCGCGTTCGAGGGCGACGTGCCGGTGGACGCGTCGTTCTACACGGTCGCCGCCGTCGGCGAACTGTCTCAGGACACGTTCGAACCGCTCGTCCTGCAGGACGGGAACCTCGCGCTCGCGCGCCTCGTCCACGCGTCGCCGGACGCGCCGGCGGTGGCCGTCGACGCGAGTCCGGTCGCCGCCGAGGACGGGGAGGACGACGAGAAGAAACACGACGACAAGGAGGACCTGACGCTCACCGTCTTCGACGACGTCGAGTTCAAGGAGGCGACCCGGTACGTCGCCGTCCCGCCGGGCGAGTACTCGCTCGCGGTCCGGCCCGCGGGTGACCCCCACGCCGACCCGGTCGCGACGTTCGAGGCGGAAGTCGAGGGCGGCCGTGCCTACACCGGGTACGCGATCGGCTACCTGAACCCCGACGACGCGGCGGCGGACGAGCCGTTCGACCTCCTCCTCACGGAGGACGGGGAGCCGACGATGTGTCCCGAGGACGACTCCGACGACGCGGACGACGATTCCGACGACTCGGACGACCACTGA
- the ileS gene encoding isoleucine--tRNA ligase: protein MSRFAAVDDQYDPDAVEDRVFDYWDEVDAYEKAKQHREGEEPFFFVDGPPYTSGAAHMGTTWNKTLKDAYIRYLRMQGYDVTDRPGYDMHGLPIETKVEERLDFENKKDIEEFGEENFIEECKAFAEEQLEGLQEDFKSFGVWMDWDDPYKTVNPEYMEAAWWGFKRAHERGLVEQGQRSISQCPRCETAIANNEVEYEDVEDPSIYVKFPLREREGHLVVWTTTPWTIPANTFVAVDGDVTYQGVRATKDGEEEVLYLAEGCVEDVLREGRYDDYEVVEEVSGEEMVGWEYDHPLADEVPDHPSGEDALQVYTADYVEVDRTGLVHSAPGHGEEDFERGRELGLDIFCPVGGDGVYDESAGEYAGQFVKEADEDIIADLQEKGLMLDAGTTHHSYGHCWRCDTGIIQIVTDQWFITITDIKDELLENIEDSEWHPQWARDNRFRDFVEDAPDWNVSRQRYWGIPIPIWTPEDWDSSMDDVVVVGDREELAERADQDVDPEDVDLHKGTVDDLTITEDGTTYTRVGDVFDVWLDSSVATWGTLDYPAEEEAFEELWPADLIMEAHDQTRGWFWSQLGMATAAMGEIPYEEVLMHGYANMPDGRGMSKSKGITVEPGEVIEEHGADPMRMFLLSVNPQGDDMRFSWDETENMQRDLNILWNVFRFPLPYMRLDGFDPAETTLEDVDDDLELVDEWVLARLQSVVEEMTEHWEDYRQDRAIDVLLDFVVEDVSRFYIQVVRERMWEEADSGSKRAAYATFYEVLTTVVALLAPYAPFAAEEIYGALTGDEGHDTVHMCDWPAADEYWQDEQLETDVAYLRGVEEAGSNARQQAERKLRWPVQRVVVAADDDRLTEAVERHRDLLADRLNARTIELVGADEEWGELEYSARADMSELGPAFGDRAGEVMTALNEARVDEPSLDALEAAVGDVLDGEELTDEMVEFVTETPEGVTGTAVEDEGDERGVVYVDTTLTEDIESEGYAREVIRRVQEMRKDLELDIEERIRLDFEVDDDRVADLVERHTDLIAEEVRADELGAVEDGHRKEWDVEGVEMEIAIEPLAAAEASD, encoded by the coding sequence ATGAGCAGGTTCGCGGCGGTGGACGACCAGTACGATCCCGACGCGGTCGAGGACCGCGTGTTCGACTACTGGGACGAGGTCGACGCCTACGAGAAAGCGAAGCAGCACCGCGAGGGCGAGGAGCCGTTCTTCTTCGTCGACGGCCCGCCGTACACGTCGGGCGCGGCCCACATGGGTACCACGTGGAACAAGACGCTGAAGGACGCCTACATCCGCTACCTGCGGATGCAGGGGTACGACGTGACCGACCGGCCGGGCTACGACATGCACGGCCTCCCTATCGAGACGAAAGTCGAGGAGCGACTCGACTTCGAGAACAAGAAAGACATCGAGGAGTTCGGCGAGGAGAACTTCATCGAAGAGTGCAAGGCGTTCGCCGAGGAGCAACTCGAAGGCCTCCAGGAGGACTTCAAGTCCTTCGGCGTCTGGATGGACTGGGACGACCCGTACAAGACGGTCAACCCCGAGTACATGGAGGCCGCCTGGTGGGGGTTCAAGCGGGCTCACGAGCGCGGCCTGGTCGAGCAGGGCCAGCGCTCCATCTCGCAGTGCCCGCGCTGCGAGACCGCCATCGCGAACAACGAGGTCGAGTACGAGGACGTCGAGGACCCGTCGATCTACGTGAAGTTCCCGCTGCGCGAGCGGGAGGGGCACCTCGTCGTCTGGACGACGACGCCGTGGACGATCCCGGCGAACACCTTCGTCGCGGTCGACGGCGACGTGACGTACCAGGGCGTCCGCGCGACGAAGGACGGCGAAGAGGAGGTCCTCTACCTCGCCGAGGGCTGCGTGGAGGACGTGCTCCGCGAGGGGCGCTACGACGACTACGAGGTCGTCGAGGAGGTCTCCGGCGAGGAGATGGTCGGCTGGGAGTACGACCACCCGCTGGCCGACGAGGTGCCGGACCACCCGTCCGGCGAGGACGCGCTGCAGGTGTACACCGCCGACTACGTCGAGGTCGACCGCACCGGTCTCGTCCACTCCGCGCCCGGCCACGGTGAGGAGGACTTCGAGCGCGGCCGCGAGCTCGGGCTCGACATCTTCTGTCCCGTCGGCGGCGACGGCGTGTACGACGAGAGCGCCGGCGAGTACGCCGGCCAGTTCGTCAAGGAGGCCGACGAGGACATCATCGCCGACCTCCAGGAGAAGGGCCTGATGCTCGACGCCGGGACGACCCACCACAGCTACGGCCACTGCTGGCGCTGCGACACGGGCATCATCCAGATCGTCACGGACCAGTGGTTCATCACGATCACCGACATCAAGGACGAGCTGCTGGAGAACATCGAGGACAGCGAGTGGCACCCGCAGTGGGCGCGGGACAACCGCTTCCGGGACTTCGTCGAGGACGCGCCGGACTGGAACGTCTCGCGCCAGCGCTACTGGGGCATCCCGATCCCCATCTGGACACCCGAAGACTGGGACAGTTCGATGGATGACGTGGTCGTCGTCGGCGACCGCGAGGAGCTCGCCGAGCGCGCCGACCAGGACGTCGACCCCGAGGACGTCGACCTCCACAAGGGCACCGTCGACGACCTCACCATCACCGAGGACGGGACGACGTACACCCGCGTCGGCGACGTGTTCGACGTGTGGCTGGACTCCTCCGTGGCGACGTGGGGCACCCTCGACTACCCCGCAGAGGAGGAGGCGTTCGAAGAGCTGTGGCCCGCCGACCTCATCATGGAGGCCCACGACCAGACCCGCGGCTGGTTCTGGTCGCAGCTCGGCATGGCGACGGCCGCGATGGGCGAGATCCCGTACGAGGAGGTACTGATGCACGGCTACGCCAACATGCCCGACGGCCGCGGCATGTCCAAGTCGAAGGGGATCACGGTCGAGCCCGGCGAGGTCATCGAGGAGCACGGCGCGGACCCGATGCGCATGTTCCTGCTGTCGGTCAACCCGCAGGGCGACGACATGCGCTTCTCGTGGGACGAGACCGAGAACATGCAGCGGGACCTCAACATCCTCTGGAACGTGTTCCGGTTCCCGCTGCCGTACATGCGCCTCGACGGCTTCGACCCCGCGGAGACCACGCTGGAGGACGTGGACGACGACCTCGAACTCGTCGACGAGTGGGTGCTCGCCCGCCTGCAGTCGGTCGTCGAGGAGATGACCGAGCACTGGGAGGACTACCGTCAGGACAGGGCGATCGACGTCCTGCTCGACTTCGTCGTCGAGGACGTCTCGCGGTTCTACATCCAGGTCGTCCGCGAGCGCATGTGGGAGGAGGCCGACAGCGGCTCGAAGCGGGCCGCGTACGCCACCTTCTACGAGGTGCTGACGACGGTCGTCGCGCTGCTCGCGCCGTACGCGCCCTTCGCCGCCGAGGAGATCTACGGCGCGCTCACCGGCGACGAGGGCCACGACACCGTCCACATGTGCGACTGGCCCGCGGCCGACGAGTACTGGCAGGACGAGCAGCTAGAGACCGACGTCGCGTACCTCCGCGGCGTCGAGGAGGCCGGCTCGAACGCCCGCCAGCAGGCCGAGCGGAAGCTGCGCTGGCCGGTCCAGCGCGTCGTCGTCGCCGCTGACGACGACCGCCTCACGGAGGCGGTCGAGCGCCACCGCGACCTGCTCGCCGACCGCCTCAACGCCCGCACGATCGAACTCGTCGGCGCCGACGAGGAGTGGGGCGAACTGGAGTACAGCGCCCGCGCCGACATGAGCGAGCTCGGCCCCGCCTTCGGCGACCGCGCCGGCGAGGTGATGACCGCGCTGAACGAGGCCCGCGTCGACGAGCCGTCGCTCGACGCGCTCGAAGCCGCCGTCGGCGACGTGCTGGACGGCGAGGAGCTCACCGACGAGATGGTCGAGTTCGTCACGGAGACGCCTGAGGGCGTCACCGGCACCGCGGTCGAGGACGAGGGCGACGAGCGCGGCGTCGTCTACGTCGACACGACGCTCACCGAGGACATCGAGAGCGAGGGGTACGCCCGCGAGGTGATCCGCCGCGTTCAGGAGATGCGCAAGGACCTCGAACTCGACATCGAGGAGCGCATCCGCCTCGACTTCGAGGTCGACGACGACCGCGTGGCCGACCTCGTCGAGCGCCACACCGACCTCATCGCCGAGGAGGTCCGCGCCGACGAACTCGGGGCGGTCGAGGACGGCCACCGCAAGGAGTGGGACGTGGAGGGCGTGGAGATGGAGATAGCGATCGAGCCGCTGGCGGCGGCGGAAGCGTCGGACTGA
- a CDS encoding methyl-accepting chemotaxis protein: MPDANQDTDTDVESIDTDAGRDEELSRSLPGKVANLLVPSFIQRRYAAKFVVSILAVVIVISMVGGFGFVQAQDAVQTSTQDNLEETSELRANSLGEWVEKMQLQTRTVSAGESLRENDQPAQYLVTQRDRMSDDVLSIHLVDSNEGVVEASTEFPMEGFETDTLEAVPWATANPPSGAGENDEVWMSSRSYRSPVLDNEPVIAFASSVPDQEGKYVVVVARIQTHLDDIQKDDEHHSTRIVNEDGETVMVIDDAINSSLHGDNLAETRSTGNTTFQQSADEVHAYAEVGATNWVTIRTVDKDHAFAVQQNVGRSVLLIIGSALLTLGFVGVVLGRQTVGPLADLREQAGRMEEGDLDVDLRSHRKDEIGRLYASFDSMRGALRNQIRESEQAREEAEAARRRTDRINQHLETKADEYADVMQRCATGDLTGRMDHESENEAMSEIAREFNAMMETIEETLDRVKQFATVVAASSEEVTVSSEEVRSASEQVSESIQEISDGSERQNESLQSVSSEMSGLSTTIEEIASSSNEVAEIAERTARTGKEGREAATEAIEGLDRIEAESEEAVDEIEALEDEVEQIGEVIEFITEVAEQTNMLALNANIEASRTSTGDDGKGFSVVAGEVKELAAETKEAAEEIEERIERIQSQTERTAKEVQNTSAHIDDHRESVEHAIEALEEIAGYAQETNTGVQDISAATEQQAASTQQVVAMVDEAATISEETTAEAENVAAAAEEQTSALTEVSQSASDLAGKASRLSQVLDQFDTGEQTPDGTDGAAQSSTDETDDGLFDESGGDATDDAAEDGSDASPVRRESE; encoded by the coding sequence ATGCCTGACGCGAATCAAGACACCGACACCGACGTAGAATCGATCGACACCGACGCCGGGCGCGACGAGGAGCTGTCGCGGAGCCTCCCCGGGAAGGTCGCGAACCTCCTCGTGCCGTCGTTCATCCAGCGGCGGTACGCGGCCAAGTTCGTCGTCTCGATCCTGGCCGTCGTGATCGTCATCTCGATGGTCGGCGGGTTCGGCTTCGTCCAGGCTCAGGACGCCGTCCAGACCAGCACTCAGGACAACCTCGAAGAGACCAGCGAGCTCCGGGCCAACTCCCTCGGCGAGTGGGTCGAGAAGATGCAGCTCCAGACCCGCACCGTCTCGGCCGGCGAGTCGCTCCGGGAGAACGACCAGCCGGCTCAGTACCTGGTGACGCAGCGCGACAGGATGAGCGACGACGTGCTCAGCATCCACCTCGTCGACAGCAACGAGGGCGTCGTCGAGGCCAGCACCGAGTTCCCGATGGAAGGCTTCGAGACGGACACCCTCGAAGCGGTGCCGTGGGCGACCGCGAACCCGCCGTCGGGCGCCGGCGAGAACGACGAAGTGTGGATGTCCTCGCGCTCGTACCGCTCGCCGGTGCTCGACAACGAGCCCGTTATCGCCTTCGCGAGCTCCGTGCCGGACCAGGAGGGCAAGTACGTGGTCGTCGTGGCGCGCATCCAGACCCACCTCGACGACATCCAGAAGGACGACGAGCACCACTCGACCCGGATCGTCAACGAGGACGGCGAGACCGTGATGGTGATCGACGACGCGATCAACTCGTCGCTCCACGGCGACAACCTCGCAGAGACCCGCTCCACCGGCAACACGACGTTCCAGCAGTCGGCCGACGAGGTGCACGCGTACGCCGAGGTGGGCGCGACCAACTGGGTCACGATCCGCACCGTCGACAAGGACCACGCCTTCGCCGTCCAGCAGAACGTCGGGCGGAGCGTCCTGCTCATCATCGGCTCCGCGCTGCTGACGCTCGGCTTCGTCGGCGTCGTGCTCGGCCGGCAGACGGTCGGGCCGCTGGCCGACCTGCGCGAGCAGGCGGGGCGGATGGAGGAGGGCGACCTCGACGTCGACCTCCGCAGCCACCGGAAAGACGAGATCGGCCGCCTCTACGCGTCCTTCGACAGCATGCGCGGGGCGCTCCGGAACCAGATCCGCGAGTCCGAACAGGCGCGCGAGGAGGCCGAGGCGGCCCGCCGGCGCACCGACCGCATCAACCAGCACCTGGAGACGAAGGCCGACGAGTACGCCGACGTGATGCAGCGGTGCGCGACCGGCGACCTCACCGGGCGGATGGACCACGAGAGCGAGAACGAGGCGATGTCGGAGATTGCCCGGGAGTTCAACGCCATGATGGAGACGATCGAGGAGACACTCGACCGCGTCAAGCAGTTCGCGACCGTCGTCGCGGCCTCCAGCGAGGAGGTCACCGTCAGCTCCGAGGAGGTCCGCTCCGCCTCCGAGCAGGTCAGCGAGTCCATCCAGGAGATCTCCGACGGCTCCGAGCGACAGAACGAGTCCCTTCAGTCCGTCTCTTCCGAGATGTCCGGCCTCTCGACGACCATCGAGGAGATCGCCTCCTCGTCGAACGAGGTCGCCGAGATCGCCGAGCGGACGGCCCGCACCGGCAAGGAAGGCCGCGAGGCCGCCACCGAGGCCATCGAGGGCCTCGACCGCATCGAGGCCGAGTCCGAGGAGGCCGTCGACGAGATCGAGGCGCTCGAGGACGAGGTGGAGCAGATCGGGGAAGTGATCGAGTTCATCACCGAGGTCGCGGAGCAGACGAACATGCTCGCGCTGAACGCGAACATCGAGGCCTCGCGGACCTCCACCGGCGACGACGGCAAGGGCTTCTCCGTCGTCGCGGGCGAGGTCAAGGAACTCGCCGCGGAGACGAAAGAGGCCGCCGAGGAGATCGAGGAGCGCATCGAGCGCATCCAGTCCCAGACCGAACGCACCGCCAAGGAGGTGCAAAACACCAGCGCACACATCGACGACCACCGCGAGTCCGTCGAGCACGCGATCGAGGCGCTCGAAGAGATCGCCGGCTACGCCCAGGAGACCAACACGGGCGTGCAGGACATCAGCGCGGCGACCGAGCAGCAGGCCGCCTCGACCCAGCAGGTCGTCGCGATGGTCGACGAAGCCGCGACCATCAGCGAGGAGACGACCGCGGAGGCCGAGAACGTCGCCGCGGCCGCCGAGGAGCAGACCTCCGCGCTGACCGAGGTGAGCCAGTCCGCGAGCGACCTCGCCGGCAAGGCGTCCCGCCTCAGTCAGGTACTGGACCAGTTCGACACCGGCGAACAGACGCCCGACGGGACCGACGGCGCGGCACAGTCGTCGACCGACGAGACCGACGACGGGCTGTTCGACGAGTCCGGCGGAGACGCCACCGACGACGCGGCCGAGGACGGCTCCGACGCCTCGCCCGTCCGGCGCGAGTCCGAGTAA
- a CDS encoding BMP family lipoprotein yields the protein MEEEQVALRRRRLLGGLAGIGTAAVAGCTAVEEALLGSSDGDDGRDDGRSDDPAETTAGTHVGMVYATAGLDDKSFNDMAHRGVQRSRLERDVSFDYREPETADEMEALQREFAESSDPEYDLVCCIGFDQTAALETTAPNHPDQKFVLFDAVVEEDNVASYVFQEHQGSFLVGSLAGQLTTTEFSAGQGSTRPDDLTVGFVGGVEVPLVQKFEAGFAAGVEHANPDVEVLTEYVGSFGDVEGGRAAAEGMYDEGADIVYHAAGGTGLGVFQAAQDRERFALGVDSDQSRSNPRYSDVILASMTKRIDTAVYDAIGTVVDGEFGGGSVVPLGLDDDGVAVVYGSELGPAIPDELKEDIEADRTAIVDGDVEVPFEP from the coding sequence ATGGAAGAGGAGCAGGTAGCGCTACGGCGACGCCGCCTACTGGGCGGTCTCGCCGGTATCGGCACCGCCGCCGTCGCGGGTTGCACGGCGGTAGAGGAGGCACTACTCGGGAGTTCGGACGGCGACGACGGCCGCGACGACGGCCGCAGCGACGACCCCGCGGAGACCACCGCCGGCACCCACGTCGGGATGGTGTACGCGACGGCGGGCCTCGACGACAAGTCGTTCAACGACATGGCCCACCGGGGCGTCCAGCGCAGCCGCCTGGAGCGGGACGTCTCGTTCGACTACCGGGAGCCGGAGACAGCCGACGAGATGGAGGCGCTCCAGCGGGAGTTCGCCGAGTCCTCGGACCCGGAGTACGACCTGGTCTGTTGCATCGGCTTCGACCAGACCGCCGCGCTGGAGACGACCGCGCCGAACCACCCGGACCAGAAGTTCGTGCTCTTCGACGCCGTGGTGGAGGAGGACAACGTCGCGAGCTACGTGTTCCAGGAGCACCAGGGGTCGTTCCTCGTCGGATCGCTCGCGGGCCAGCTGACGACGACTGAGTTCAGCGCCGGGCAGGGCTCCACCCGGCCCGACGACCTGACGGTCGGCTTCGTCGGCGGCGTCGAGGTGCCGCTGGTCCAGAAGTTCGAAGCCGGGTTCGCGGCGGGCGTCGAACACGCGAACCCGGACGTCGAGGTGCTCACGGAGTACGTCGGCAGCTTCGGCGACGTGGAAGGCGGCCGCGCAGCCGCCGAAGGGATGTACGACGAGGGGGCCGACATCGTCTACCACGCGGCCGGCGGGACCGGTCTCGGCGTCTTCCAGGCCGCCCAGGACCGCGAGCGGTTCGCGCTCGGCGTCGACTCCGACCAGTCCCGGAGCAACCCCCGCTACTCCGACGTCATCCTCGCGAGCATGACGAAGCGGATCGACACGGCGGTTTACGACGCCATCGGGACCGTCGTCGACGGCGAGTTCGGGGGCGGGTCGGTCGTCCCGCTCGGCCTCGACGACGACGGCGTCGCCGTCGTGTACGGCTCCGAACTCGGGCCGGCGATCCCCGACGAACTGAAGGAGGACATCGAGGCGGACAGAACCGCGATCGTCGACGGCGACGTCGAGGTGCCGTTCGAACCATAA